The following coding sequences are from one Capsicum annuum cultivar UCD-10X-F1 chromosome 3, UCD10Xv1.1, whole genome shotgun sequence window:
- the LOC107862588 gene encoding plant intracellular Ras-group-related LRR protein 9 yields MDPNPTNFPILSYVMSKLPSIGRKSPTAADEFDIEQPQSLPKPPPEPHFDITERMPHLTDPKVVNAMRAAVADVSQTRSVLKTLGERPYHELVDTARVKLAEIEAELSKRLEEIVLSPRPPEMEREDWRSDLAVKEEECRKAVEKEKEAYKALIALDELHEAYEKMLKDAEQRLEKIYETAVAGGNLEEQVSGEKSSEVKDEANEEVIGILQEALGKSVERVDLSGRQLRILPEAFGKIRSLIVLNLSNNHLKVIPDSIASLENLEELHLSSNLLESLPDSIGLLFSLKFLDVSSNKLVSLPDSICHCRSLVELDAGFNKLSYLPTNIGYELVNLKRLSLSFNKLRSLPTSVGEMKSLRLLDLHFNELHVLPRSIGNLTNLETLNLSNNFSDLTSLPDTIGDLINLKELDLSNNQIHELPDTISRLDNLSVLKLDENPLVIPPKEVVVQGVEAVKAYMIKRRLDILLAEEPQIMLQEMGQTPTGILTRSTSWLNGAVSNVLGTVAGYLGGGGKSDADHYLNQQL; encoded by the exons ATGGATCCAAACCCTACAAATTTCCCAATTCTCTCTTACGTCATGTCCAAGCTCCCCAGTATTGGCCGTAAATCCCCCACCGCCGCCGATGAATTCGACATCGAACAGCCTCAGTCCCTTCCTAAGCCACCACCAGAGCCTCACTTCGATATCACCGAGCGTATGCCTCATCTCACCGATCCTAAAGTCGTCAACGCTATGCGTGCAGCTGTTGCTGACGTGTCACAGACTCGATCGGTGCTGAAAACCCTAGGCGAGAGGCCGTATCATGAGCTTGTTGATACTGCGAGAGTGAAGTTAGCTGAGATCGAAGCGGAATTGTCGAAGCGGTTGGAGGAGATTGTGCTTTCGCCGCGTCCGCCGGAGATGGAGAGGGAGGATTGGAGATCGGATTTGGCGGTTAAAGAGGAGGAGTGTAGGAAGGCGgtggagaaggagaaagaggcgTATAAGGCGTTGATTGCTTTGGATGAGCTGCATGAGGCGTATGAAAAGATGTTGAAGGATGCGGAACAGAGGTTGGAGAAGATTTACGAGACTGCTGTTGCTGGTGGTAATTTGGAGGAACAGGTGTCTGGTGAGAAGAGTTCTGAGGTGAAGGATGAAGCGAATGAGGAAGTGATCGGGATTTTGCAGGAGGCGTTGGGGAAGAGCGTGGAAAGGGTTGATTTGTCCGGCAGGCAGCTGAGGATATTGCCTGAAGCTTTTGGGAAGATTCGCTCCTTAATCGTGCTTAATTTGTCCAACAATCATCTTAAG GTGATTCCTGATTCAATTGCGAGCTTGGAAAACCTTGAGGAGCTTCATCTTTCCTCTAATCTTTTGGAATCACTGCCAGACTCCATTGGTCTGTTGTTTAGTTTGAAATTCTTAGATGTCTCCAGTAACAAGCTTGTCAGTTTGCCAGATAGCATTTGTCATTGCAG GTCGTTAGTGGAATTGGATGCAGGCTTCAATAAGCTTTCTTATTTGCCAACAAATATTGGGTATGAACTGGTAAATCTGAAAAGGCTTTCACTTTCTTTTAACAAGCTCCGTTCGTTACCCACGTCTGTTGGTGAGATGAAGTCCTTACGCCTTTTAGATCTGCACTTTAATGAACTACACGTGCTTCCACGTTCAATTGGGAACTTGACAAATCTTGAGACCCTCAATCTGAGCAACAATTTCAGTGATCTAACTTCGCTTCCTGACACCATTGGTGACTTGATAAATCTAAAAGAACTTGATCTGAGCAACAACCAGATCCATGAACTGCCTGATACAATTAGCCGGCTTGACAACCTGAGTGTGCTCAAGTTGGACGAGAACCCTCTTGTGATACCTCCAAAGGAAGTCGTAGTTCAAGGGGTTGAAGCAGTAAAGGCTTATATGATTAAGCGGCGACTTGACATACTGTTGGCAGAAGAGCCACAAATTATGCTTCAAGAGATGGGGCAGACACCGACTGGCATACTAACTCGAAGTACCTCCTGGTTGAATGGTGCTGTTTCAAATGTTCTTGGAACTGTTGCAGGGTATTTGGGTGGTGGAGGGAAGTCAGATGCAGACCATTATCTCAACCAGCAGTTATGA
- the LOC107862589 gene encoding protein DETOXIFICATION 16: MINERSTEFPLLSNNIEKGSWNPEDRDNGCCDIVEAIEELKKQLELAGPLILVSFLQYFLQMISIMFVGHLGELSLSSATLATSFAGVTGFSFMLGMGSALETLCGQAYGAKQYHMLGVHMQRGMLVLAAIGMPISIIWAFAGHIFAFCGQDTEISVHAGLYARWLIPSIFPYGLLQCQLRFLQTQSRLKPLVISTGFTSLVHVLLCWALVFRSGMGNKGAALCNAISYWINVLILSLYIRFGSSCKETWTGFSQVGARNLLSFLSLAIPSALMVCLEQWSYEFLVLMSGLLLNPKLETSVMAISLSTSSLVFRIPFGLGSAVSTRVSNELGAGRPKAAKLAALVVLLVAVIEGLLLSGIAVAVRNVWGYIYTNKEEVVKYLAAIMPVLALSNFMDGIQGVLSGTARGCGWQKLGALVNLGAYYLIGLPCAVLLTFVFHLGGKGLWTGIISGSGLQALLLLLITLRTNWELQATKAMGRIQVSETAIVL, from the exons ATGATTAATGAAAGAAGCACTGAATTTCCTCTTCTTTCAAACAACATTGAAAAGGGTTCATGGAATCCTGAAGATCGCGATAACGGATGTTGTGATATAGTTGAGGCTATTGAAGAGCTAAAGAAGCAACTAGAATTAGCAGGACCTCTGATTCTTGTGAGTTTTTTGCAGTATTTTTTGCAGATGATATCGATCATGTTCGTTGGTCATCTCGGAGAGCTTTCTCTTTCTAGTGCAACTTTAGCTACTTCTTTTGCTGGAGTAACTGGTTTCAGCTTCATG CTGGGAATGGGAAGTGCATTGGAGACATTATGCGGACAAGCTTATGGGGCAAAACAGTATCATATGCTTGGGGTACATATGCAAAGAGGTATGCTTGTACTGGCGGCAATTGGCATGCCTATATCGATTATATGGGCATTCGCGGGACATATATTTGCTTTCTGTGGTCAAGACACGGAAATTTCAGTCCATGCTGGACTATATGCTCGGTGGTTGATTCCAAGTATTTTTCCTTATGGACTCCTCCAATGCCAACTAAGATTCCTCCAAACACAAAGCAGACTCAAACCACTGGTGATCAGCACTGGTTTTACGAGTTTAGTCCATGTTTTGTTGTGTTGGGCACTGGTTTTCAGATCGGGAATGGGAAACAAAGGAGCTGCTCTATGTAATGCCATATCGTATTGGATCAATGTGCTGATTTTGTCTCTTTATATAAGGTTTGGATCATCATGCAAGGAAACATGGACAGGGTTCTCCCAAGTGGGTGCAAGAAACCTTCTCAGTTTTCTATCATTAGCTATCCCTTCAGCACTTATGGTCTG CTTGGAGCAATGGTCATATGAGTTTCTGGTGCTCATGTCGGGGCTGCTTCTTAATCCGAAGCTTGAGACATCTGTGATGGCCATCAG CCTAAGTACCAGTTCTCTGGTCTTCAGGATTCCCTTTGGACTTGGTAGTGCAGTAAG TACGAGGGTATCGAATGAATTGGGGGCAGGGAGACCTAAAGCAGCCAAATTAGCAGCACTTGTCGTCCTACTTGTTGCTGTGATAGAGGGCCTTCTATTAAGTGGAATAGCAGTTGCAGTAAGAAATGTGTGGGGATATATATATACCAACAAAGAGGAAGTGGTGAAATATCTGGCTGCAATCATGCCAGTGCTTGCTTTGTCCAATTTCATGGATGGAATACAAGGGGTTCTTTCAG GTACTGCAAGAGGATGTGGTTGGCAGAAACTTGGTGCACTAGTCAATCTAGGAGCCTATTATCTTATTGGACTTCCTTGTGCAGTCCTTCTGACCTTTGTCTTCCACCTTGGAGGAAAG GGTCTTTGGACAGGGATTATAAGTGGCAGTGGTCTTCAAGCATTACTTCTTCTGCTTATTACCTTGCGCACAAATTGGGAGCTTCAG GCAACCAAGGCCATGGGTAGGATACAGGTTTCTGAAACAGCTATTGTGTTATGA
- the LOC107865984 gene encoding uncharacterized protein LOC107865984, which produces MKNSEQNFFDKTTSVTTCFFFLLISFSTTTIIFSSTAAVFPFILAAIVVGGFILLAVRTAIVAWITVLVLLAFAGKRRRVLAKDGKKITSEVVVYVANEVIKEKGFVAISGVMVMGLIAKALL; this is translated from the coding sequence atgaaaaattcaGAACAAAACTTTTTTGATAAAACCACTAGTGTCAccacttgtttcttctttctcTTAATTTCTTTCTCCACTACTACTATTATCTTCTCCTCCACCGCCGCTGTTTTCCCGTTCATTTTAGCTGCCATTGTGGTGGGAGGATTCATTCTTCTGGCAGTTAGAACTGCCATTGTAGCGTGGATAACGGTGCTTGTACTGCTAGCTTTCGCCGGAAAACGACGTCGTGTTCTTGCTAAGGATGGGAAGAAGATTACGTCGGAGGTGGTAGTGTATGTCGCAAATGAAGTGATTAAGGAGAAGGGATTTGTTGCTATTTCTGGAGTTATGGTTATGGGATTAATCGCTAAAGCGCTGTTATAA